From Desulfosoma caldarium, the proteins below share one genomic window:
- a CDS encoding 4Fe-4S dicluster domain-containing protein: MNEVMDEVVLEPNYDATKRILALSGIQPELCYQCRKCTSGCPLTFAMDYYPDQIVRYLLLGLEDKVLSSATIWVCSSCETCTTRCPNDIDIAGLMDYLKQQAHAKGLVDPRQNLTYAFHKAFLEDIARRGRVFETGLMQRYMLSSGAWKAKLADGTLWDEIRLGVALWSRGRLPLRPRGVRHLAEVQRLFAKPTQCREKKDTSASL; the protein is encoded by the coding sequence ATGAACGAGGTGATGGATGAAGTCGTGCTGGAGCCCAACTACGACGCCACAAAGCGGATTTTGGCCTTGAGCGGCATACAGCCGGAGTTGTGCTACCAGTGCCGCAAGTGCACCAGTGGGTGTCCTTTGACCTTTGCCATGGACTATTACCCAGACCAGATCGTGCGCTACCTTTTGTTGGGCCTGGAAGACAAGGTGCTTTCCAGTGCCACCATCTGGGTGTGTTCGTCCTGTGAGACGTGCACAACGCGATGCCCCAACGACATCGACATCGCGGGCCTGATGGACTACCTCAAACAGCAGGCCCACGCCAAAGGTCTGGTGGATCCTCGCCAAAACCTGACCTATGCCTTTCACAAAGCTTTCCTTGAAGATATCGCTCGACGAGGTCGTGTGTTTGAAACGGGCCTCATGCAGCGCTACATGCTTTCCAGCGGCGCCTGGAAGGCCAAGCTCGCGGATGGAACTCTCTGGGACGAGATTCGCCTTGGTGTGGCGTTGTGGAGCCGAGGCCGACTGCCTTTGAGACCTCGAGGCGTTCGCCACCTTGCCGAGGTACAGCGCCTCTTTGCCAAGCCAACACAATGCCGAGAAAAAAAGGACACGTCGGCGTCTTTATGA
- a CDS encoding zinc metallopeptidase, producing the protein MKAGAEDVEGIAQRRHGAAIAVLPMGDVGEAAVRVVAANVQTVLGLPTDRLPRIPVPETCYVPERRQYDAARIIAYLQSWSAGLPHLKILALLALDMGVPILRFVFGEAQLGGRCAVVSSFRLRRNPDGTDVGLEHSYERLAKVALHETGHTFSLFHCDDPRCLMHFAPSVQHLDRIRLFFCSRCDFLWKETRKSLALEPVLGKRGMTPQAP; encoded by the coding sequence GTGAAAGCCGGCGCCGAAGACGTTGAGGGTATAGCCCAAAGACGGCATGGGGCCGCCATCGCCGTGCTCCCCATGGGGGATGTGGGGGAAGCGGCCGTGCGCGTCGTAGCGGCCAATGTGCAGACGGTGCTGGGCTTGCCGACGGATAGATTGCCTCGGATTCCTGTACCTGAGACGTGCTATGTGCCGGAAAGGCGTCAATACGACGCGGCCAGAATTATCGCTTACCTTCAGAGCTGGAGCGCCGGGTTGCCGCACTTGAAAATTCTGGCCCTGCTGGCCTTGGACATGGGTGTTCCCATTTTGCGCTTCGTGTTCGGAGAAGCGCAACTGGGTGGGCGCTGCGCCGTGGTCTCGAGCTTTCGTCTGCGCCGCAACCCAGACGGCACGGATGTGGGACTGGAACATTCCTACGAAAGATTGGCCAAAGTAGCCCTTCACGAAACGGGACACACCTTTTCGCTTTTTCATTGCGACGATCCCCGATGCCTGATGCATTTTGCCCCGAGCGTGCAGCACCTGGACCGGATTCGCCTCTTTTTTTGTTCTCGCTGTGATTTTTTGTGGAAAGAAACTCGCAAATCTCTGGCCTTGGAGCCGGTTTTGGGAAAACGCGGCATGACCCCTCAGGCACCTTGA
- a CDS encoding hydrogenase iron-sulfur subunit produces MTDFEPKIVAFCCMYUAYTAADLAGSMRLNYPPNVRIVSVPCTGRVDMIHLLKAIETGADGVYVAGCMEGECHFRNGNIKAKRRVMAVKRILQDVGLEPERVEMFNVSASDGPRFAAIAREMTERIRALGPSPLRGSEECVAWMEAG; encoded by the coding sequence ATGACCGACTTTGAACCGAAAATTGTGGCTTTTTGCTGCATGTATTGAGCCTACACGGCAGCGGACCTGGCAGGTTCCATGAGGCTCAACTATCCCCCCAACGTGCGCATTGTCAGCGTGCCCTGCACGGGCCGAGTGGACATGATTCACCTGTTGAAAGCCATTGAGACGGGCGCAGACGGGGTCTATGTGGCCGGCTGCATGGAAGGAGAATGCCATTTTCGCAATGGCAACATCAAGGCCAAGCGGCGGGTCATGGCGGTCAAGAGAATTTTGCAGGACGTGGGGTTGGAGCCGGAACGAGTGGAAATGTTCAACGTGTCGGCCTCCGACGGCCCTCGATTTGCGGCCATCGCGCGGGAGATGACGGAGCGGATTCGAGCCCTGGGTCCCAGCCCTTTGCGGGGATCCGAGGAATGTGTTGCGTGGATGGAGGCCGGTTGA
- a CDS encoding CoB--CoM heterodisulfide reductase iron-sulfur subunit B family protein, producing MFSVGYYPGCSLEGTARDYAASIEGVCRLLDIELVELDDWNCCGATAAHSLDHDLSVALPARNLHLARQQGLKDLTAPCALCYNRLKSAEKALKKKAAQAAGADEDPQVRVWDLVDYFSQPSIVREIERRLVRPLHGLRAVCYYGCMVNRPPKITDALAWENPTTMDRLLEAVGAEVLDWPFKTDCCGASHAVARPDLVSALVGKLLKRALDQGAHAVVVSCQMCHANLDLYQPRIVQQQGLASSLPVFYFTDLIGLALGETKARDWMKRHRVNGEPVLTSVGL from the coding sequence ATGTTTTCGGTGGGTTACTATCCCGGATGTTCTTTGGAAGGAACGGCGCGCGACTACGCAGCCTCCATTGAAGGGGTGTGTCGGCTGCTGGACATTGAGCTTGTGGAGCTGGACGATTGGAACTGCTGTGGCGCCACGGCCGCGCACAGTCTGGACCATGACCTGTCGGTGGCCTTGCCGGCCCGCAACCTTCATCTCGCCCGCCAGCAGGGGCTCAAGGACCTGACAGCGCCCTGCGCCCTTTGCTACAATCGTTTAAAATCCGCAGAAAAAGCCTTGAAGAAAAAGGCAGCCCAGGCAGCGGGGGCTGACGAGGATCCTCAGGTTCGTGTTTGGGATCTGGTGGACTATTTCAGTCAGCCATCCATTGTGCGAGAAATTGAACGTCGTCTCGTTCGGCCTTTACACGGTCTTCGGGCGGTGTGCTACTATGGATGCATGGTCAATCGGCCTCCGAAAATCACCGATGCTTTGGCGTGGGAAAACCCCACCACCATGGATCGCCTTTTAGAAGCGGTGGGTGCGGAAGTTCTAGACTGGCCTTTCAAGACCGACTGCTGTGGTGCCAGTCACGCCGTCGCTCGCCCGGACTTGGTGTCGGCTCTCGTGGGCAAGCTTCTGAAAAGGGCTCTGGATCAGGGCGCGCACGCCGTGGTGGTCTCCTGCCAAATGTGCCATGCCAATCTGGACCTGTACCAACCCCGCATTGTTCAGCAACAGGGACTCGCTTCATCCCTTCCCGTTTTTTATTTCACCGACCTCATCGGCCTCGCCCTTGGAGAAACCAAAGCGCGAGACTGGATGAAACGGCATAGGGTGAACGGCGAGCCCGTCCTGACTTCCGTAGGTCTTTGA
- a CDS encoding ATP-binding protein — protein sequence MTVDGTDRPMRIAVIGGGRRCKALLEMMDQRRFPGLRAQIVAVADPNQDAVGVQRAKAMGIMVTTDYKDFYKIPDLDLVIQLTGKEELLEDFIKHSPAKVRVLESAISRLFGDIIRFQEESLLHERQLELVEGIVESMFSSIRDRVAILQPDRKIVDANRAFLDWAGLSKEEILGKFCHQISHRSLEPCPHPSSHCPLEECLQTGSIGHAIHEHYDRNDEVRFCEITTVPLKSPNGSIELILEVQRDITDELEKKLEQKTQAFKRNLARLIHEDKMIALGKLVASAVHEINNPLSGIHALARLMRRQLEEGLLPADLEQFKYYLQLIDTESARCSTIVSNLLSFSRQHKLERRLFDVNKVIHDVVLLSRHRMELQHVSLGLELEQALPEIEGDAGQIQQCFINLIFNALEAMPEGGRLTVRTALDAKRREVRVEVEDTGVGIPNELMSQIFEPFFSTKNQDKGVGLGLSVVYGIVKEHRGSIYVKSKVGKGSCFIMRFPIPSKTSCHGREPQ from the coding sequence ATGACGGTCGATGGCACGGATCGGCCGATGCGCATTGCGGTCATTGGTGGGGGGCGCCGGTGCAAGGCGCTCTTGGAAATGATGGACCAGCGGCGCTTTCCGGGCCTCAGGGCGCAGATCGTTGCCGTGGCCGATCCCAATCAGGACGCCGTGGGGGTGCAGCGGGCCAAGGCCATGGGCATCATGGTCACGACGGACTACAAAGATTTCTACAAGATTCCCGATTTGGATCTGGTCATTCAGCTCACGGGCAAGGAAGAGCTGCTGGAGGATTTTATCAAACACAGCCCGGCCAAGGTGCGCGTGCTGGAGTCGGCCATTTCACGGCTGTTTGGGGACATCATTCGGTTTCAGGAAGAATCCCTTTTGCACGAACGTCAGCTGGAACTGGTGGAAGGGATTGTGGAAAGCATGTTTTCCAGCATTCGAGACCGAGTGGCCATTTTGCAACCGGACCGAAAGATCGTCGATGCCAATCGAGCCTTTCTCGATTGGGCGGGTCTCAGTAAGGAAGAAATTCTCGGCAAGTTTTGCCACCAGATTTCCCATCGATCTTTAGAACCCTGCCCTCATCCCTCTTCCCATTGCCCCTTGGAGGAATGCCTGCAAACGGGGAGCATCGGTCATGCCATTCATGAGCATTACGATCGAAACGATGAGGTGCGCTTCTGTGAGATCACCACCGTGCCGCTCAAAAGTCCGAATGGTTCGATAGAACTCATCTTGGAGGTGCAACGGGACATCACGGACGAACTGGAAAAAAAGCTGGAACAGAAAACGCAGGCCTTCAAGAGGAACCTGGCCCGCCTCATTCATGAAGACAAGATGATCGCCCTTGGAAAACTGGTGGCCAGTGCGGTTCATGAAATCAACAACCCCTTGTCCGGAATCCACGCCCTGGCACGGCTCATGCGGCGTCAATTGGAGGAAGGCTTATTGCCGGCTGATCTAGAACAGTTCAAATACTACCTGCAGCTCATCGACACGGAATCGGCTCGGTGCAGCACCATTGTGTCCAATCTGCTTTCCTTTTCCCGGCAGCACAAACTGGAGCGGCGCCTTTTTGATGTGAACAAGGTGATCCACGACGTGGTGCTGCTGAGCCGTCACCGCATGGAATTGCAGCACGTGTCGCTGGGGCTGGAGTTGGAGCAGGCATTGCCGGAAATCGAAGGGGATGCCGGGCAAATTCAACAGTGTTTCATCAACCTTATTTTCAATGCGCTGGAAGCCATGCCGGAGGGAGGGCGGTTGACGGTGCGCACGGCTCTGGATGCCAAGCGCCGAGAGGTGCGCGTGGAAGTGGAAGATACGGGCGTGGGCATTCCCAACGAGCTCATGTCGCAGATTTTTGAGCCCTTTTTCAGCACCAAGAATCAGGACAAAGGGGTGGGGCTGGGACTCTCTGTGGTGTACGGTATTGTGAAGGAACATCGCGGCAGCATTTACGTAAAGAGTAAAGTGGGAAAGGGCTCGTGTTTCATTATGCGCTTTCCCATTCCATCAAAAACCTCATGTCACGGGCGGGAACCTCAATGA
- a CDS encoding glycine cleavage system protein H, with the protein MKVQSIHDKKARVRVFGLEGDHPCVWMKAGVINFKLCDNAYDCLTCAFDKAMAQRLETGDHHFQAWRSAYQEKTYTQKECRHMITGRVPVRYCGNAYACATCEFDQELEHRSMTEVLGTPRLQNISGFLLADGYYYHPRHTWARVDHGGLVRFGVDDFTMHLLGYITHVRLPKLGVHLERGAAAWSFRREEKIAPLVAPVDGVVVAWNHKAVENPQIIKEDPYGEGWLVVVEPRHLKKDLAELHADQAARTWLSAEVHRLEALVAPDTELPLAATGGEVVEDIYGSVPHLKWDQLVAEFLAP; encoded by the coding sequence ATGAAGGTGCAATCCATTCACGACAAAAAGGCCAGGGTTCGCGTTTTCGGTCTCGAGGGAGACCATCCCTGTGTGTGGATGAAGGCCGGTGTCATCAACTTCAAATTGTGCGACAATGCCTACGATTGCCTCACGTGCGCCTTTGACAAGGCCATGGCCCAAAGGCTGGAAACCGGTGACCATCATTTTCAGGCATGGCGCTCCGCGTATCAAGAAAAAACCTACACGCAAAAGGAATGCCGGCACATGATCACGGGGCGCGTGCCTGTGCGCTACTGCGGCAACGCCTATGCATGCGCCACCTGCGAATTTGATCAGGAGCTGGAACACCGCTCCATGACCGAGGTCCTTGGCACGCCAAGGCTTCAGAACATCTCGGGATTTTTGCTGGCCGACGGCTATTATTACCATCCTCGGCACACTTGGGCTCGAGTGGATCATGGCGGATTGGTGCGTTTTGGAGTTGATGATTTCACCATGCACTTGTTAGGATACATCACTCATGTTCGGCTACCCAAGTTGGGCGTTCACCTGGAAAGGGGCGCTGCGGCATGGTCGTTTCGACGCGAAGAAAAGATCGCCCCGCTCGTGGCCCCCGTGGACGGTGTGGTGGTGGCATGGAACCACAAGGCCGTCGAGAACCCTCAAATCATCAAGGAGGATCCTTACGGCGAGGGGTGGCTCGTCGTGGTCGAGCCCCGTCATCTCAAAAAAGATCTGGCGGAACTCCACGCCGACCAGGCCGCGCGAACCTGGCTCAGCGCTGAAGTGCATCGGCTGGAAGCCTTGGTGGCTCCGGACACCGAGCTTCCTCTGGCGGCAACCGGTGGTGAGGTGGTTGAGGACATCTATGGCAGTGTGCCGCACCTCAAGTGGGATCAGCTGGTGGCAGAGTTTCTTGCGCCTTAG
- a CDS encoding sigma-54-dependent transcriptional regulator, giving the protein MTGRFKILVVDDELIVRESLVGWLKKGGYEVTAASGGREALEGLERVGYDLIFLDIKMPDMNGIDVLKEIKQRYPGTMVVMITAYGSVESAVEAMKLGANDYLMKPFEPEQLSLLVEKLLQHKRLIDENILLREQMATAVVERYQDMIGVSSAMQALFEMVEKVAAVDSPVLIKGETGTGKELVAKAIHARSPRRYGPFIAINCGAFTESLLESELFGHEVGSFTGAVKAKKGRLELVRGGTLFLDEVGEIPMKMQVDLLRVLEEHRMHRVGGTRDIPVDFRLISATHRDLGKAMEEGYFRRDFYFRLNVVELEVPPLRARREDIPLLADFFLRRFRRETNKPVEGLDKKAVELLCAYDWPGNVRELENAVERAVVLAQGRILTEDDFAFLRKTYGAVEPQSLEDMEKLHIQRILNRCRGNISQAARMLKINRTTLHNKIKKYGLQGTA; this is encoded by the coding sequence ATGACCGGGCGCTTCAAGATCCTCGTGGTTGACGACGAGCTCATCGTGCGAGAATCCTTGGTGGGCTGGCTCAAGAAGGGGGGCTATGAAGTGACGGCTGCCTCAGGAGGCCGCGAAGCCCTCGAAGGACTGGAACGAGTTGGATATGATTTAATTTTTTTGGACATCAAAATGCCGGATATGAACGGCATTGATGTACTTAAGGAGATCAAGCAACGGTATCCCGGCACCATGGTGGTCATGATCACCGCCTACGGCTCTGTGGAAAGCGCCGTGGAAGCCATGAAGTTGGGCGCCAATGATTACCTGATGAAACCCTTTGAGCCGGAGCAACTGAGCCTTTTGGTGGAAAAACTGCTCCAGCACAAGAGACTCATCGACGAAAACATTTTGCTTCGAGAACAGATGGCTACGGCGGTGGTGGAACGGTATCAGGACATGATCGGTGTGTCCTCGGCCATGCAGGCCCTTTTTGAAATGGTGGAAAAAGTGGCCGCCGTGGATTCTCCGGTGCTCATCAAGGGCGAAACGGGTACAGGCAAGGAATTGGTGGCCAAGGCCATTCATGCGCGTAGCCCTCGCCGCTATGGACCCTTCATTGCCATCAACTGCGGCGCCTTTACGGAAAGCCTTTTGGAGAGCGAACTCTTCGGCCATGAAGTGGGTTCTTTTACGGGCGCGGTCAAGGCCAAGAAAGGGCGACTGGAACTGGTGCGCGGCGGCACCCTGTTTCTTGACGAAGTCGGCGAGATTCCCATGAAGATGCAAGTGGATCTGCTGCGCGTTTTGGAAGAACACAGAATGCATCGGGTCGGAGGGACTCGCGACATACCCGTGGATTTTCGCCTTATTTCCGCAACCCATCGAGACTTGGGCAAAGCCATGGAGGAAGGCTACTTTCGGCGGGATTTTTACTTCAGACTCAATGTGGTGGAGCTGGAAGTACCGCCGCTGCGAGCCCGCCGAGAGGATATTCCTCTGTTGGCGGACTTTTTTCTGCGCCGTTTTCGAAGGGAGACCAACAAGCCCGTGGAAGGCTTGGACAAGAAGGCCGTGGAGCTTCTGTGTGCGTACGATTGGCCCGGCAATGTGCGGGAATTGGAAAATGCCGTGGAAAGAGCCGTCGTGCTGGCCCAGGGAAGAATCTTGACCGAGGACGATTTCGCTTTTTTGCGAAAGACCTATGGGGCTGTGGAACCCCAATCCCTGGAAGATATGGAAAAGCTGCACATTCAGCGTATTCTCAACCGATGCCGTGGCAACATCAGCCAGGCGGCACGTATGCTCAAGATCAACCGCACGACCCTTCACAATAAGATTAAAAAGTACGGACTGCAGGGGACCGCGTGA